One stretch of Pigmentiphaga aceris DNA includes these proteins:
- a CDS encoding response regulator: MMSELDPALPIVLVVDDTPDNLALMSRLLRGLYRVKVANSGARALQIARGTEAPDLILLDVMMPEMNGYDVCRQLKADLATRDIPVIFLTARSDLEDEQVGLELGAVDYIAKPISPPIVLARIKAHLAVKANADFLRDQNDYLEREIQRRTRDAQAIQDVTIMAMASLAETRDNETGNHIRRTQYYVKLLAEQLCDHPRFKHWLTPATIDLLFKSAPLHDIGKVGIPDHILLKPGRLTPEEFEIMKTHTTLGLETIENAERQLGMKVDFLYYAKEIAYGHQEKWDGSGYPQGLVGEDIPPSARLMAVADVYDALISRRVYKPSMSHDAAREIMVKGRGTHFDPDVLDAFLQLETEFRKVADRFRDSDADMDAVRARVEAAQENSLR, from the coding sequence ATGATGTCCGAACTCGATCCCGCACTGCCCATCGTGCTGGTCGTCGATGACACGCCCGACAACCTGGCCTTAATGAGTCGCCTGCTGCGAGGTCTGTACCGCGTGAAGGTGGCCAACAGCGGCGCACGCGCGCTGCAGATCGCACGTGGCACAGAAGCGCCCGACCTGATTCTGCTCGATGTGATGATGCCCGAGATGAATGGCTACGATGTCTGCCGCCAACTGAAAGCAGACCTGGCCACGCGCGACATCCCGGTCATTTTCCTGACGGCGCGCAGCGACCTGGAAGACGAACAGGTGGGGCTGGAACTGGGGGCGGTGGACTACATCGCCAAACCCATCAGCCCGCCGATTGTGCTGGCGCGTATCAAGGCGCACTTGGCGGTGAAAGCCAATGCAGACTTCCTGCGCGATCAGAACGATTATCTGGAACGCGAAATCCAGCGCCGTACCCGAGACGCTCAGGCGATTCAGGACGTCACCATCATGGCGATGGCGTCGCTGGCAGAGACCCGCGACAACGAAACCGGCAATCACATCCGGCGCACGCAGTATTATGTGAAGCTGCTGGCGGAACAGCTGTGCGACCACCCGCGCTTCAAGCACTGGTTGACGCCTGCCACCATCGACTTGCTGTTCAAATCTGCCCCCTTGCACGACATCGGCAAGGTGGGCATCCCGGATCATATTCTGCTGAAACCGGGGCGTCTGACGCCGGAAGAGTTCGAGATCATGAAGACCCACACCACGCTGGGGCTGGAGACGATCGAAAACGCCGAACGACAGCTTGGCATGAAGGTGGATTTTCTTTATTACGCCAAGGAAATCGCCTACGGGCACCAGGAGAAGTGGGACGGCTCGGGCTACCCGCAAGGCCTGGTTGGCGAAGACATTCCGCCGTCTGCCCGCCTGATGGCCGTGGCAGACGTCTACGACGCGCTGATCAGCCGTCGCGTCTACAAACCGTCCATGTCACACGACGCGGCCCGCGAGATCATGGTGAAAGGTCGCGGCACCCATTTCGACCCGGACGTGCTGGACGCGTTTCTGCAGCTGGAAACCGAGTTCCGCAAGGTTGCCGACCGTTTTCGCGACAGCGATGCAGACATGGATGCGGTGCGTGCACGGGTGGAAGCTGCGCAGGAAAATTCGCTGCGATAG
- a CDS encoding GGDEF domain-containing protein, giving the protein MISTILEWSIPLAFWLSGIGFFILSKFGFDTRRWASAFCLLGTGYGLMTYRLDHWSIFKPLLEDLFLMLGTVGMTAALSHRFAAKPKWRIKAGIIAASIAGAAWCLAVWHSVRLETFAIQSGCVLIVLTALLSRDARPLSKGDRVLYVTFAVVCAALFLECVGYLFAPEMGHKTGAWRASIWGFMMQLTGGIIAVSLSFAILLAVSLDVMDRLRLVSQTDALTGLLNRSGMEEACTRLRKSARGKLPLAVIRVDLDQFKRINDSFGHEAGDTVIVRMAQLLKLAVDSRGEAGRTGADDFVVIVQDHDLEAAAALANRVKNAFSHIVWPFDPLGAGRTASFGITMFAPEDTCATVTARAEAMLYLAKHSGRNRVMYHETSEQAPVISGGSASART; this is encoded by the coding sequence TTGATTTCCACGATTCTCGAATGGTCGATCCCGCTGGCATTCTGGTTGTCGGGGATCGGCTTTTTCATTCTCAGCAAATTCGGTTTTGATACACGCCGCTGGGCGTCGGCGTTTTGTCTGCTGGGAACCGGCTATGGGTTGATGACGTATCGGCTGGATCATTGGTCAATCTTCAAGCCGTTGCTTGAAGACTTGTTCCTGATGCTGGGCACGGTGGGCATGACGGCTGCGTTATCGCACCGGTTTGCAGCGAAGCCCAAGTGGCGAATCAAGGCCGGGATCATCGCGGCATCTATCGCCGGAGCCGCTTGGTGTCTGGCGGTCTGGCACAGCGTCCGTCTGGAAACCTTTGCCATACAAAGCGGCTGTGTGCTGATCGTGCTGACAGCATTGTTGTCCCGGGATGCGCGCCCGCTGAGCAAGGGCGACCGGGTGCTGTACGTGACTTTTGCGGTGGTCTGCGCGGCCTTGTTCCTGGAATGTGTAGGGTATTTGTTTGCGCCAGAAATGGGGCATAAAACAGGTGCCTGGCGGGCATCGATCTGGGGCTTCATGATGCAGCTGACGGGCGGAATCATCGCGGTCAGCCTGAGCTTTGCCATCTTGCTGGCGGTCAGTCTGGACGTGATGGACAGACTGCGCCTGGTGTCTCAAACCGATGCGTTGACCGGTCTGTTGAACCGTAGTGGCATGGAAGAGGCCTGTACGCGGCTGCGTAAATCAGCGCGTGGAAAGCTGCCGCTGGCAGTCATTCGTGTGGATCTGGACCAATTCAAGCGGATCAATGACAGTTTCGGGCACGAGGCCGGCGACACCGTGATCGTGCGCATGGCGCAGCTCTTGAAACTCGCGGTGGATTCTCGGGGCGAAGCCGGGCGGACAGGTGCCGATGATTTTGTCGTGATCGTGCAGGATCACGATCTGGAGGCCGCAGCGGCGCTGGCGAACCGGGTGAAGAACGCGTTTTCGCACATTGTCTGGCCGTTTGACCCACTGGGTGCTGGCCGGACAGCCAGCTTTGGCATCACCATGTTTGCGCCTGAGGACACCTGCGCGACGGTAACGGCGCGTGCCGAAGCCATGCTCTATCTGGCCAAGCATTCCGGCCGCAATCGCGTGATGTACCACGAGACGTCTGAGCAAGCGCCGGTGATCTCGGGCGGTTCTGCCTCGGCGCGTACCTGA
- a CDS encoding lipocalin-like domain-containing protein: protein MSVDMLMRGSTRSLRGFGLCLILLASLLLGACGDKSAPSSGFAGLGQEAGDFNKVERGRVLQFPVDHGQHDGYRIEWWYITANLKDEAGQDWGVQWTLFRSALRPGQEQAGWNSPNVWMGHAALSSPNGHQFAETLARGGVGQAGVEAQPFKAWIDDWALQSTGGEGIDQLQMRAAGKDFRYQLELLAQGPLVQHGDQGYSEKSGQGQASYYYSQPFYQVKGEVERDGKKHRVRGQAWLDREWSSQPLSKSQQGWDWFSLHLDSGAKVMLFQVRQSDGKPYRAGTWITPDGKAQPLRGDQILLTDQATTTQDNQRKVPTRWRVQIPDFKLDVQTEAIQPRAWMGTSFAYWEGPVSLTGSAGGRGYLEMTGY, encoded by the coding sequence ATGAGCGTTGATATGTTGATGCGTGGATCGACAAGATCCCTGCGGGGTTTCGGGCTGTGCCTGATCTTGCTGGCAAGCCTGCTGTTGGGAGCGTGCGGTGACAAGTCTGCGCCGTCCAGTGGGTTTGCCGGGCTGGGCCAGGAGGCCGGCGACTTCAACAAGGTCGAACGTGGTCGGGTGCTGCAATTCCCGGTCGATCATGGGCAGCACGATGGCTATCGCATCGAGTGGTGGTACATCACGGCCAACTTGAAAGATGAGGCTGGCCAGGACTGGGGTGTGCAGTGGACGCTGTTCCGTTCTGCCTTGCGCCCGGGTCAGGAACAGGCCGGCTGGAACAGTCCGAACGTCTGGATGGGGCACGCGGCCCTGAGCAGCCCGAACGGCCATCAGTTTGCGGAAACCTTGGCGCGTGGCGGCGTGGGGCAAGCTGGTGTCGAGGCCCAGCCCTTCAAGGCCTGGATCGATGATTGGGCGCTGCAAAGCACGGGTGGCGAGGGCATTGACCAGCTTCAGATGCGGGCTGCGGGCAAGGATTTCCGTTATCAGCTGGAACTGCTTGCCCAGGGGCCGCTGGTGCAGCACGGCGATCAGGGATACAGCGAAAAATCAGGGCAGGGGCAGGCTTCTTACTACTACAGTCAACCGTTCTACCAGGTGAAAGGCGAGGTCGAACGCGACGGGAAAAAGCACCGGGTTAGAGGCCAGGCCTGGCTGGATCGCGAATGGAGCAGCCAGCCTTTGTCCAAGTCGCAGCAGGGCTGGGACTGGTTCTCGCTGCACCTGGATAGCGGTGCGAAGGTAATGCTGTTCCAGGTGCGTCAGTCAGACGGCAAGCCTTACCGTGCGGGGACCTGGATCACGCCAGACGGCAAAGCGCAGCCTTTGCGCGGCGACCAGATTTTGCTGACCGATCAGGCTACGACCACGCAGGACAACCAGCGCAAAGTGCCTACCCGCTGGCGGGTGCAAATTCCCGACTTCAAGCTTGATGTGCAGACCGAGGCGATCCAGCCACGCGCGTGGATGGGGACATCGTTTGCGTACTGGGAGGGGCCGGTCAGCCTGACAGGCAGTGCTGGTGGGCGTGGGTATCTGGAGATGACGGGGTACTGA
- a CDS encoding OsmC family protein — protein MHEYTANVVWSRGDQHFLDNRYSRRHLISFDSGVEIPGSSSPHVVPLPMSDETAVDPEETFVASLASCHMLWFLGIAAKRKFCVDRYVDHASGMMGANAQGKVAMLSVTLRPEVSFSGERQPDRAQLDAMHHQAHEQCFIANSVLTDVRCEPVLPSAA, from the coding sequence GTGCACGAATACACCGCCAATGTCGTCTGGTCGCGTGGCGATCAGCATTTTCTGGACAATCGCTACAGCCGTCGTCACCTGATTTCGTTCGATAGCGGTGTGGAAATTCCGGGGTCATCATCCCCGCATGTCGTGCCCTTGCCGATGTCGGACGAAACGGCTGTAGACCCGGAAGAGACCTTTGTTGCGTCCCTGGCCAGCTGCCACATGCTGTGGTTCCTGGGCATCGCCGCCAAGCGTAAGTTCTGTGTGGATCGCTATGTCGATCATGCCAGCGGCATGATGGGGGCCAACGCGCAGGGCAAGGTGGCGATGTTGTCGGTAACGCTGCGCCCGGAAGTCAGTTTCTCTGGCGAGCGCCAACCTGATCGCGCGCAGCTGGATGCCATGCATCACCAGGCGCACGAGCAGTGTTTCATTGCCAATTCGGTGCTGACCGACGTGCGCTGCGAGCCAGTGCTGCCTTCTGCTGCTTGA